From a single Hymenobacter sp. YIM 151500-1 genomic region:
- a CDS encoding RICIN domain-containing protein: MKASFFTCRSLLRAGRRGLAALLPLLFPALLAAQAGPPGTGWRLTFSDEFNGTSLDRSKWTDEYPWGGRTHNYDGYCAPENVLVQNGLLRLKAEDKPQGGKRYTTGMVQNYKAFSQAYGYFEGRFKVAPGQGMSGFWPAFWLAPSSTKWPPEIDIVEFFGHSGEPAANLHWPEPSQEDNHDKREIKLNTGIDYSQDFHVYAVEWDASKIVWYIDGKEMGRFTEHIPADPMGILINFGIGVDWLGYPAAAALPAYFECDWVRVYQRSTAAPVADGRYTLVPECAPASSLDVYGWATADESRVNIWNTGGNQANQQWDLARQSDGTYRLSSAMNAGKVLDVKSSGTANETPLQLYGWNGTDAQRFYLTAVGNGYFKLTPKCAPGKAVDVNNAAAADGTKVQLWEENGTKAQRWRLQRINTGARPATTAASLPTAVKAYPIPARDQLTVQYDVATADRVQLVLRNPLGQTVRRHTYPAAESRQQHTLDVRGLPAGLYFLDVHTGQANNSEPAQRLRVLIRP; this comes from the coding sequence ATGAAAGCAAGCTTTTTCACTTGCCGCAGCCTGCTCCGCGCCGGCCGGCGCGGCCTGGCCGCCCTACTGCCGCTGTTGTTTCCCGCGCTGCTGGCGGCGCAGGCGGGCCCCCCCGGCACGGGCTGGCGGCTCACCTTCAGCGACGAGTTCAACGGCACGAGCCTGGACCGCAGCAAGTGGACCGACGAATACCCCTGGGGCGGCCGTACCCATAACTACGACGGCTATTGCGCCCCGGAAAACGTGCTGGTGCAGAACGGGCTCTTGCGCCTCAAGGCCGAAGACAAGCCCCAGGGCGGCAAGCGTTACACTACCGGCATGGTGCAGAACTACAAGGCCTTCAGCCAAGCCTACGGCTACTTTGAAGGCCGCTTCAAGGTAGCGCCCGGCCAGGGCATGTCCGGCTTCTGGCCGGCCTTTTGGCTGGCTCCTTCCAGCACCAAGTGGCCGCCCGAAATCGACATTGTGGAGTTTTTCGGCCACTCGGGTGAGCCGGCCGCCAACCTGCACTGGCCCGAGCCCAGCCAGGAAGACAACCACGACAAGCGGGAAATCAAGCTGAACACCGGCATCGACTACTCCCAGGATTTTCACGTGTACGCCGTGGAGTGGGACGCCAGCAAAATTGTGTGGTACATCGACGGCAAGGAAATGGGCCGCTTCACCGAGCACATTCCCGCCGACCCCATGGGCATCCTCATCAACTTTGGCATTGGGGTCGACTGGCTGGGCTACCCAGCCGCCGCAGCCCTGCCCGCCTACTTCGAGTGCGACTGGGTGCGGGTGTACCAGCGCAGCACCGCCGCCCCCGTGGCCGATGGGCGCTACACGCTCGTGCCCGAATGCGCCCCGGCCAGCAGCCTCGACGTGTACGGCTGGGCCACGGCCGACGAAAGCCGGGTGAATATCTGGAACACGGGCGGCAACCAAGCCAACCAGCAGTGGGACCTGGCCCGGCAGAGCGACGGCACCTATCGCCTCTCCTCGGCCATGAACGCGGGCAAGGTGCTGGACGTGAAAAGCTCGGGCACGGCCAACGAAACACCCCTGCAACTCTACGGCTGGAACGGCACCGACGCCCAGCGCTTTTACCTCACGGCCGTCGGCAACGGCTACTTCAAGCTCACGCCCAAATGCGCGCCAGGCAAGGCCGTGGACGTAAACAACGCCGCCGCGGCCGATGGCACGAAGGTGCAGCTCTGGGAAGAAAACGGTACCAAGGCCCAGCGCTGGCGCTTGCAGCGCATCAATACCGGCGCCCGCCCGGCAACTACCGCCGCCAGCCTGCCTACTGCCGTGAAAGCCTACCCCATCCCGGCCCGCGACCAGCTGACGGTGCAGTACGACGTGGCGACGGCTGACCGCGTGCAGCTGGTGCTGCGCAACCCGCTGGGCCAAACGGTGCGCCGCCACACCTACCCTGCCGCCGAGAGCCGCCAGCAGCACACGCTGGACGTGCGCGGCCTGCCCGCTGGCCTCTACTTCCTCGACGTGCACACGGGCCAAGCCAACAACTCCGAGCCTGCCCA